In a single window of the Nodularia sp. LEGE 06071 genome:
- a CDS encoding AEC family transporter, whose protein sequence is MANLLELYVKLVGLVLVGFILGRKLPNTVPTRVAQWLFWVGVPISIVAFLRRADLSGQIWIAPAIAYLAILLGAFLAWWGMKGQAYFRKTIYQKSTQGSILLAAMVGNTGYLGFPITLALVGQEYFAWALFYDMLGSLFGAYGFGIVLASHFGGSAGNHWQIIKSIVINPALWSFGFGLLFRAVTLPSFLESSLEKLGWGVIALTLILIGMRLSQLNSWHRLPEAGISLIIKMLIVPLVLGSTLPFFGVTGEPAQVIVLQMAMPPAFATLVISETFNLDRDLAVTSLAVGSMVLLVTLPVWLWLF, encoded by the coding sequence TTGGCTAACCTCCTAGAACTATACGTCAAACTGGTGGGATTAGTCCTAGTAGGCTTTATTCTGGGACGCAAACTACCTAACACAGTTCCTACTCGTGTGGCTCAATGGTTATTTTGGGTAGGAGTACCTATAAGTATCGTAGCTTTTTTACGTCGAGCCGATTTGTCGGGACAGATTTGGATTGCCCCGGCGATCGCCTATTTAGCCATTTTACTAGGGGCATTTTTGGCTTGGTGGGGAATGAAAGGGCAAGCCTATTTCCGCAAAACCATTTATCAAAAATCAACTCAAGGTAGCATACTCCTGGCGGCAATGGTGGGCAACACAGGTTATCTGGGGTTTCCCATCACCCTCGCATTAGTCGGGCAAGAATACTTTGCCTGGGCTTTATTCTACGATATGTTGGGATCACTCTTTGGTGCTTATGGCTTCGGAATAGTTTTGGCATCTCATTTCGGCGGAAGTGCGGGGAATCATTGGCAAATAATCAAGTCCATTGTGATTAATCCGGCTCTGTGGAGTTTCGGCTTTGGCTTGCTATTTCGAGCGGTGACGCTCCCCTCTTTCCTTGAATCTAGCCTAGAAAAATTAGGTTGGGGCGTTATTGCTTTAACTTTAATATTAATTGGAATGCGACTTTCTCAGCTCAATTCTTGGCACAGGCTACCGGAGGCAGGAATCAGCTTAATAATTAAAATGTTGATTGTTCCCCTAGTTCTAGGTAGCACATTACCATTTTTTGGCGTAACTGGTGAACCAGCACAGGTAATTGTCCTACAAATGGCTATGCCTCCAGCATTTGCCACATTAGTCATTTCTGAAACCTTTAATCTTGACCGCGACCTGGCAGTTACTTCTTTAGCCGTGGGGTCTATGGTCTTACTGGTTACTCTCCCAGTTTGGCTATGGCTGTTTTGA
- a CDS encoding M15 family metallopeptidase, protein MNKARFSGQPHHLSGDSSEDIPVALRDSPDAAPQRLSPTLILLIAGISGLILLGLIASFWFFVIAPRNTIDPQLASNVTTPTDSQSSNSVNSQDNNLDALLGHLRYPEAPESELLPITADGRIRLRKVAAERYQSMTQAARREGVILVAISGFRSVKEQEQLFFGVGARRNQTPAERAAVSAPPGHSEHHTGYAVDIGDGAVPATNLQTNFENTKAFNWLQGNAARFGFEISFPENNSQGVSYEPWHWRFVGDRHSLELFYKAKNLNSTEPGSK, encoded by the coding sequence TTGAATAAAGCCCGGTTTTCTGGACAACCGCATCACTTATCAGGTGACTCTAGTGAAGATATTCCAGTGGCTTTACGCGATAGCCCTGACGCAGCACCTCAGCGACTTTCCCCAACTCTAATTTTGCTGATCGCAGGAATATCTGGGTTAATCCTGCTGGGTTTAATTGCTAGTTTTTGGTTCTTTGTCATCGCACCCAGAAACACCATTGACCCTCAACTTGCATCTAATGTCACAACTCCCACAGACTCACAATCTAGTAATTCTGTCAATAGTCAGGATAATAATCTTGATGCCCTGTTGGGTCATTTGAGATACCCAGAAGCGCCAGAGTCAGAACTATTACCAATTACCGCAGATGGGCGCATTAGACTCAGAAAAGTTGCCGCCGAAAGGTATCAGTCCATGACGCAAGCAGCGCGGCGTGAGGGTGTAATTTTAGTGGCAATTTCTGGTTTTCGCTCAGTAAAAGAGCAAGAACAGTTATTTTTTGGAGTTGGTGCTAGACGCAATCAAACCCCAGCCGAAAGAGCAGCCGTCAGTGCGCCTCCTGGACACAGTGAACATCATACAGGCTACGCTGTGGATATAGGTGATGGCGCAGTCCCAGCCACTAATCTGCAAACCAACTTTGAAAATACCAAGGCTTTTAACTGGTTACAAGGAAATGCGGCGCGTTTTGGCTTTGAAATTTCCTTTCCGGAAAATAATTCTCAAGGTGTGAGTTATGAACCTTGGCACTGGCGTTTTGTAGGCGATCGCCATAGCCTAGAATTATTCTACAAAGCCAAAAATTTAAACTCCACAGAACCAGGATCTAAATGA
- a CDS encoding DUF2235 domain-containing protein, translated as MKRLVVCCDGTWQNLASPCPSNVVKLAQSVKPIANDGITQIVFYDAGIGTESKKILGGVTGAGIDKNIEDGYRFLSINYTPGDEIYLFGFSRGAYTVRSLAGMIYCSGLLNRSNITKAHEAYELYRNRSIKPSDLEATAYRKIYGDRVPITLLGCFDTVGSLGIPTLPFFSILPGHLNKRYRFHDTTLNRCIQNALHAMAIDEIRKIFDITPMQKHPEADDQSQRVIQKWFPGSHGCVGGGTEEYIGLSDAALQWMIDSISEMKLGLDFDISVIPTGINPNYECDFKNDPGFFKLAGIKFREVSDVIEDVHDSTIKRLKNRKDYRPKNLQKIISKLQDLE; from the coding sequence ATGAAACGTCTTGTGGTTTGCTGTGATGGAACTTGGCAAAATTTAGCCAGTCCTTGCCCAAGCAATGTAGTTAAGTTAGCTCAATCTGTGAAACCGATCGCCAATGATGGAATTACACAGATCGTATTTTATGACGCGGGCATTGGCACCGAGAGTAAAAAAATTTTAGGGGGAGTTACCGGAGCCGGAATTGATAAAAATATAGAAGATGGCTACCGTTTTCTGAGTATCAATTATACCCCCGGTGACGAAATCTATCTGTTCGGTTTCAGCCGTGGTGCCTACACAGTTAGAAGCCTCGCAGGGATGATCTATTGTTCTGGTCTTCTCAACCGCAGCAATATCACCAAAGCACATGAAGCTTACGAGCTTTACCGTAACCGGAGTATTAAACCCAGTGATCTCGAAGCAACGGCATACCGTAAAATTTACGGCGATCGCGTCCCGATCACCTTGCTCGGTTGTTTTGACACCGTTGGCTCCCTGGGTATTCCTACGCTACCCTTCTTCAGTATATTGCCCGGACATCTGAATAAGCGGTACAGATTCCATGACACTACCTTAAACAGATGTATTCAGAATGCATTGCACGCTATGGCGATCGACGAAATCCGCAAAATTTTTGATATCACCCCCATGCAAAAGCATCCTGAAGCCGACGACCAAAGCCAGAGGGTGATTCAAAAGTGGTTCCCAGGTAGCCACGGTTGCGTTGGTGGTGGAACCGAAGAATATATTGGGTTATCAGATGCTGCCTTACAGTGGATGATTGACTCCATCAGTGAAATGAAATTGGGGCTTGACTTCGATATAAGTGTAATTCCCACAGGTATTAACCCCAATTATGAATGTGACTTTAAAAATGATCCTGGATTTTTTAAACTTGCAGGAATCAAGTTTCGTGAAGTCAGCGATGTCATTGAAGACGTTCATGACAGCACGATCAAGCGTTTGAAAAATCGCAAAGATTATCGACCCAAAAATCTCCAAAAGATTATTTCTAAACTGCAAGATTTAGAATAA